CCACCCGTCGGCTGGCCGAATCCCACGCTGGAAAACATCCGCCACATCTGTGCCGGGTCGATTGTGAGCGCGATCTTGCTTACGCCCACGTTGCTGGATTTCTCGATCACCGTGGTGACGTCGATATAACCGAGATTATGTTTGTCGCGCACCAGATGCCGGCCGATCTTGTAATAACCGGGCGCGGTATCGATGTAGGTGCCAGGGCGGTATTTCCCGGATTCCAGCGCAGCCGCCACAGTAAAAGGCTTCATCGTCGAACCGGGCTCGAACAAATCGGTCACCGCGCGATTGCGCAGCAGATCGCTGCGCATGCCTTCGCGATTGTTCGGGTTGTAGGAGGGCTGATTCACCATTGCGAGCACTTCGCCCGTCGCGACGTCGAGCACCACCGCCGACCCGGAGCGCGCGCGGTGCAGCTGCACCGCCGCCTTGAGTTCGCGATAGGTGAGATACTGGATGCGATTGTCGATGCTGAGCACGAGGTCCCGGCCCGGATCCGGATCCTTAATCCCGGCCACATTCTCGACCACGTGCCCGAGCCGGTCCTTGAGCACCCATTTCGACCCCGAGGTACCGCGCAGCCAATTCTCATAGCCGAGCTCGATGCCCTCCTGACCGGCATCGTCGATGTTGGTAAAACCCACCAGGTGTGCCGCGACCTCGCCCAGCGGGTAATAGCGACGGTATTCGCGCTGGAGAGAAACACCCGGGATTTCCAGCGCCATCACCCGCTGCGCCAGCGCGGGATCCACGTGGCGCCTGAGGTAGACAAACTCGCGGTCGGCGCGTTGCACGACGCGGTCGCGCAGTTCCGCCACGTCCATATCGAGCAGGCGTGCCAGCGGACGCCAGCGTTCGCGCTCGAGCGCAAGCTCCTTCGGGTTCGCCCACACCGAATCCACCGGCGTGCTTACCGCAAGCGGTTCCCCGTTGCGGTCGGTAATCATGCCTCTGTGCGCGGGCAGCGTGAGCGCGCGCAGATGACGCGCGTCGCCCTGGTCCTGCAGAAAATCCCGATTCATCACCTGCAGGTCGACCGCGCGCCACACCAGCGCAAGGACGATCAGGCCGAGCAGCGCCAGCAGGAACACCAGCCGCATCGAGTGGCTGAGCGGAACGGCGCGGCTCATGGCATCACGATGCGGATGGTATCGGAGGGCGGCACCGTCATCCCCAGCCGCTGGCGCGCGATCAGTTCGACCCGGGTCGGCGTGGCCCAGGTAGCCTGCTCGAGCATCAGCTGTCCCCATTCGATGTTCAGATCGTCCCGCTGCGCCTTCAGGCTCTCGAGCTCGACAAACAGCTGGCGGCTGCGGTGCTTGGTGTACACAGCCGCCAGGGCCGATGCCAGCACGGCCACGGCCAGGATCAGGATGACTCCGTGCCTCATGCGCGTCATTGCAGTCTTTCCGCCACGCGCAGGACCGCGCTGCGCGCGCGTGGATTGGCCGCCACTTCCTCCGCGCCCGGGTGGACGGCGCCGCCCACGGGCCGCAGCCGCGGCTGGCGCATGGCGTCCGGCACCGGCAGCCCGGCGGGAAACGGATCGCCGCGAGACTCGTCGCGGATGAACCGCTTCACCATGCGGTCCTCGAGCGAGTGAAAGCTGATGATCGCGAGCCGGCCGCCGGGCGCAAGCAGCCCGACGAGCTGATCCAGGCACAGGCGCAGATCCTCGAGTTCGCGATTGATGTGGATGCGGATGGCCTGAAACGTACGCGTGGCCGGATCCTTGCCCGCTTCCCAGGCGGGATGGGCGGCGGCAACGATGGCGCGCAATTGCCCGGTGGTGCGGATCGGATGCAGGCGGCGCTCCGCTGTTATCGCGCGCGCGATGCGCGCGGAGAAGCGCTCCTCGCCGTATTCACGCAGCACCCGGATGAGCTCCTGTTCCTGAACGCGCGCCAGCCAGTCGGCCGCGCCTTCTCCGGCGGCTGGGTCCATGCGCATGTCGAGCGGACCGTCGTTGCGGAAGCTGAAGCCGCGCCCGGGATCATCCAGCTGCGCCGAAGACACTCCCAAATCCATCAACACACCGCTGACCCGTCCACGCACGCCGAGTTCATCAGCCACCCGGCCGGCGCCGGAATACGAGCCGGGCCGGATCTCCACACGGGCATCCTGCCCGGACTGATCCCGCGCCGAGCGGATCGCCGCCGGATCCTTGTCCATGACGATCAGGCGCCCGCGCGCACCCAGGCGCTCCAAGATCGCGCCGGCATGCCCGCCGCGCCCGTAGGTCAGATCCATATATGTCCCGTCGGACACGATGGCCAGCGCGCCGATCACCTCGGCCAGCAGCACCGGCCGATGTGAATACTCGTCCACCGCCGTCATGTCATATCGAAAACGATCGCAATTGCTCCGACAAGGGTTGCTCATGCTCGTTACGGGCCAATAATTTCGCGCGAAACTCATCCCAGGTCTGCTCATCCCACAGCTCGAACTTGTTACCCTGCCCGATCAGGCAGATGCGCTTTTCCAGCCGGGCGACGCCGCGCAGCGCCGGCGGCAGCAGGATTCGGCCGTGTCCGTCCATCTCGCAGTCCGAGGCGTAGCCGAGCAGCAGGCGTTGCAACTGGCGGGTCTGCACGTCGAGATTCGGCAGGCTGGTCAGGGTTTGCTGAATCGCCTCCCACTCCGGCAGGGGGTAGAGCAGCAGACAGGGATCGCTGTCGACCGTAATTACCACCCGGCCCTGACAGGATTCCGTCAGGATCGAACGATACTTGGTCGGGATAACGATCCGGCCCTTGGCATCCAGACTCAAGACGCTGACCCCGCGAAACGAGGTGTGTTCCCTCTCCGCCCCCATACTCCACTACACCCCACTTTTTCCCACTTCGTGACACTATATACCGCGAAATCACACTGTCAAGCCAAAACCGCCTCCACAATTAACAATTTTCTCTCTATGGCACAGCAACTTAGGTCAACAGGCGGGGTGCGGCGTCCACTCTTGGCGGCGCGCAGTTACAACGAAAACAAAAAAATCATGAACTTGCCCCTGAATAGTGCGGTGATTTATAAGATCAGGAGCATTGCCGGCCGGCCGGCAGACCTGCGGAGGGTGTTACGATGCAGTCGGAACCAGGACCGTAAAGATCGGACCTTTTCCCCAGTCGCGCTCAAAACGGCGGCGCGACAAAACCGCCATGACGAGAAATGAAATTAAGGTGGGAGCCGGCCTGTAAGCCGGGTTCTGTCGAGGACAGTCATTCATCTGGGACGCGCGTCGCCACGCGTCTCAAGCGACCTACCCGGGAACAGTGCGGGCCGCACTGATGTTCCCCTATTTGGTCTTGCTCCGGATGGGGTTTACCCTGCCACTGGTGTTACCACCAGCGCGGTGCGCTCTTACCGCACCATTTCACCCTTACCCGCTACCCGAAGGCGACGGGCGGTATATTTTCTGTGGCACTGGCCGTCGGCTCATGCCGCCCAGGCGTTACCTGGCATCCCGCCCTATGGAGCCCGGACTTTCCTCCTCCCGCCGTCACTCGATCAGACGCCGCGGCCTGTCCCGTACGGAACGTGATCGAGTGACGACGGGAAGCGACTGTCCGGCCGACTCCCGGGGCCTAAGATACAGGATTGACGCAGGACGAGACAAGGGAGCGCGTCCTCCATACACATATATGCCGGCCAGAGAGCGCGATCCGGCCTCCTGCCGGCATACCCCTTCGACCGAACCTATCCCGGCCCGGTATCCGATTCTTTTTCTCGCAGCCTCAGCGCCGCCTCATAGAGGCGGTTCCGGTTGACGCCCGTCAGTTTCGCCGCCAGCGTTACCGCCTGCTTGAGGGGCAGTTCCCCCAGGAGGATGCCCAAGGCGTCTTCCCCCGCCCTGGCATCGGACTCGGGCGCCGCCTCCGCGCCCCGCACCACGATGACGATCTCGCCCTTCTGCTGCATGGGGTCGGCGCGCACCCAGTCGAGCAGTTCCGCCATACGGGTCAGGCGCGCGGTCTCATACAGTTTCGTCAGCTCCCGCACATAGGTCACCTCGCGATCGGCACCGAACACCTGCACCATCGCCTCGAGCGTGTCCACCACGCGATGCGGGGCCTCAAAAAACACCAGGGTCCGGCTCTCGTGGCGCAGGATTTCCAGCCTCTGCAGGCAGGCCGCCGGTTTCGCGGGCAGGAAACCCTCGAACACGAACCGTTCGGCCGACTGCCCGGAGATGGACAGCGCCGCGATTACGGCGCTCGGGCCGGGGACCGAAACGACGCGGCAGCGCGCCTCGTGCGCGGCACGCACCAGGTGATAACCCGGATCGCTGACGACCGGGGTACCGGCGTCGCTCACCAGGGCGAGCGTCTGCGCTGCGCGCAACCGCTCCACCAGCTGCTCCACCTGGGCGCGCTCGTTGTGTTCATGCAAGGCTACGATCGGCCTGTCGATGCCGAAATGGCGCAATAGCTGACGGCTGTGCCGCGTATCCTCGGCCGCCACCACGTCCACACCGGACAGTATCTCATGCGCGCGCGCGCTCAGGTCTCCGAGGTTTCCGATGGGTGTCGCCACCACATAAAGTGTGCCCTTAGCAATTGACACTGCCCGCCCTCATCGAGATACTTGTTGCTCCCTCACGCTTGAATCTTCCATTCGCTGATCGCATGCGCCGCCCCCCTGTACTGCCCCGTCTTGCACCCGTGATCATAGCACTCGCCCTTGCGGGGTGTGCTCTGGATACGCAGAGAAGCGGCGCGAGTCCGGAGGAACACGGTGCGCTGCAACGGGCCCAGCGCGCCGAACAGGCCGGCGATTACGAGACGGCGGCGCGGGAGTACACCGTGCTGGCAGCACAGTTCTCCGAACTGAAGCGCCCGGCCTACCTCCTGCGCGCGGCGGGCGCGCTGCTGCGCGGCAACCACATCGATCAGGCGCGACGTGCGATCGAGGCGATTGATGCCGGCACGCTGAATCCCCACCAGCGCGTACAGCATCGGGTCTTCGCTGCGCGCATCGCGCTGGCGGACAACAGGCCGCAGGAGGCGCTCAAACTGCTGCAGACAGAGGCCCCCGCAGACACCTCCGCCAGCGTGCGCTCCGAGCTGCACGAGCTGCGCGCCGACGCTTACCAGCGCCTCGGCAGGCTCGCCGAGTCGGCGTATCAGCGCGTCCTGCGCGAACCCTACATCGATCGAGACGAGCGGGAGGCATTCGCCCGCAACCAGCAGGCCATCTGGCAATCCCTGATCCGCATGCCGCTCGAAGCCCTGAAAGCAATCCGGACCGAACCGGCTCCTGACGTCTTCAGCGGATGGGTCCAGCTGGCCAAGATCGCCAAATCAACCCCGCCGTCCAATGTATCCGCGCAGGTCAGCCACTGGCAGACACTCTATCCGCAACATCCGGCGGCGCGCGAGATCATCGAGCTGCTGCTGGCCCGCGAGCAACAGGAAACCCGGCGTCCCGCCCGGATCGCACTGCTCCTGCCGCTGAGCGGCGCCGTGAAAGAGACCGCGGAGGCGCTGCGCGACGGATTTCTCGCCGCCCACTATCAGCGCGACAACCCCGACTACACACCGACCATTCACGTCTACAACTCCGGACCGGAGCCGGATGACGCCGTACACGCCTACAGCAAGGCGGTGGAGGACGGCAGCGATTTCGTGGTCGGCCCCCTGATCAAGCAGTCCGTCAACCAGATCATACGCAACGGCCGCTTCCCGGTACCCACCCTGACCCTGAATTACGCCGATACGGACCGCCCGGCGGGAGACCGCCTGTTCCAGTTCGGCCTGGCGCCGGAGGACGAGGCGCGCCAGGTCTCGGAACGGGCCTGGCTTGACGGGCACAACCACGCCCTCGCGATCGTCCCGGAAGGTGAATGGGGCGATCGCGTGCTGCAGTCCTTCACGGACGACTGGCAGCAGCATGGGGGCGTGCTGCTGGAGGTGCAGCGCTATCCGGCGGACAACAACGATTTTTCAGACCAGATCGAACCTCTGCTCGATCTTGACGAGAGCGTAAGCCGGCGCCACAGCCTGGAAAAGCTGCTGCAGCAGACGCTGAAATTCGAGCCGCGCCGGCGCCAGGACGCCGATGTCGTCTTCATGGCGGCATTTCCCCGCCAGGGACGCCTGATCCGGCCGCAGCTGAAATTCCACTACGCGGGGGATCTCGCGGTATACAGCACCTCGCACGTCTTTACCGGCGTGCGCAACCAGAATGCGGATCGCGACATGGACGATGTGATCTTCTGCGACCTCCCGTGGGTGCTCGCCGAGGATGGCGGAAATACCCTCAAGGCCAAGGCTGCCCGCCTGTGGCCTGACAGCTTTCAGCAATACACCCGTTTCTACGCTCTGGGCGTCGATGCCTATAACATCATTCCGCATCTCGACAACCTGAGACAGTACCGATATGAACAGTACAGCGGCGTAACAGGCATGCTGCAGCTCAGCGAAACCAACCGCCTGTACCGGCAGTTGCAGTGGGCGCGCTTCGGCAACGGGCTGCCCAGGCCTTATAACTGAACCGTCGGCAACGCGCATATGAGGCCGGCCAGCGACCGATCCGACGCGCACACTCTCGGCCGACGGGCCGAGGAGGCCGCCTGCCGCTACCTGCTCGACCGGGGCCTGACGCTGCTGGAACGGAACTACCGCCACCGCCGCGGTGAGATCGACCTGATCATGCTGGAGAAAACCTGTATCGTATTCGTAGAGGTGCGCTGCCGCAGCAGCGCACGCTATGGCAGCGCGCTGGAGAGCGTAGATCGGCGGAAACAGGAGAAACTGATCGTCGCGGCCCGGCAATACCTGCAGACCCACGCGCACGCAGCAAAACATTCCGCGCGCTTTGATGTCATATCCGTCGTGCCAGACGGGGAACGCGCGGCCATTCAATGGGTCAAGGATGCATTCGGCGCCTGAAGGCGATTATGATTCAACGCACAGAGGAACGCAGCACTATGACACGCAACTGGTTGACACTGTTCGTGGTCGCGCTCGCGCTCGGCCCGAGTGCCGGCTGCGTCGCGCCCGTACTCGTGGCGGGGGCGGCGGCCGGGGCCTCCATCGCCACCGACAAGCGCACGACGGCCGCCGTGCTCGACGACCAGGCGATCGAACTCAAGGCCGGCGGCGAGATCAACGCGGACGACACGCTGAAGGATGCCCATATCTCCGTCACGAGTTACAACCGGGTCGTACTGCTGACCGGACAGGTACCGTCGCAGGCGACGCGCGAACGCGTGATCACCCACGTCAATACCGTGGACAAGGTGCGCAGGATTCACGACGAGCTGGCAATCGGTCCGGCCATATCCATGAAACAGCGCGGCATCGATTCCCTGACCACCGCCAAGGTCAAAAGCCGCCTCCTCGGCGAGCAGGGATTGCCCTCCGTCCACACCAAGGTGGTCACCGATAACAACGTGGTCTATCTGATGGGCATGGCCAGGCGCAACGACGCCCAGTACTTCGCGCGAATCGTTCAGCAGGTCGACGGCGTCGAGCGTGTCGTGCTGGTGGTCGAGTACCTCGACTAAGAGGATGATCGACGCGGGGTTCATCAGCGAACTCGGCCGCATCGTCGGAGACCGCAACGTACTGCGCGACCCCGCCGACTGCTGGCCCTACGGATACGACAACAGCCGCCGCCACAATCCGCCCGAGGCCGTCGCCTTTCCCACCGCGCATGATCAGGTACGCGACGTCCTGCGCCTGTGCAACCGGGCGGGCGTCTGCGTCGTGCCGCGCGGTCGCGGCACCGGTACCACCGGTGCCACGGTACCGACACGCGGAGGCCTGGTGCTGTCATTCGAACGCATGAACCGCATCCTGCGCGTCGCTCCCGAGGACCGCCTGATGGTGGTCGAGCCGGGCGCGACCAACCAGGCGGTGCAGGATGCCGCCGCGGCGGCCGGCTTCTTCTGGCCGCCGGATCCCACCAGCGCGGCCTACTGCACGATCGGCGGAAACCTCGCCTACAATTCCGCCGGACCGCGGAGCGTAAAGTACGGCACGCCGCGCGAAAACGTGCTCGGCCTGCGCGCGGTGACCGGGGCCGGAGAGGAGATCCGGACCGGGGTCTCCACCAGCAAGGGTGTGGTGGGTTACGACCTGACCCGGCTGCTGATCGGATCGGAAGGCACCCTCGCCGTGATCACCGAAGCGACCCTGAAACTGACACCGCTCGCCGAGGCCCGCCGCACCATGCAAGCCGTGTACGATTCCATCCACGCGGCGGCGCGGGCGGTTTCGCGCATCATGGCGCAGCCGGTCACGCCCTGCGCGCTGGAATTCATGGACGCGCGCGCCATCGAGATGATCCGTGACTATTCCAGCGCCGATCTGCCGGCCGGCGCGGGCGCAATGCTGATGATCGAGACGGACGGCCCGGCGGTGGCGATGGATGCGGCGGTCGATGCGATCCGCGCGGCCTGCACGCTGCCGGGCCTGGTCGACTTCAAGGCAGCG
Above is a genomic segment from Gammaproteobacteria bacterium containing:
- the mraZ gene encoding division/cell wall cluster transcriptional repressor MraZ, with product MGAEREHTSFRGVSVLSLDAKGRIVIPTKYRSILTESCQGRVVITVDSDPCLLLYPLPEWEAIQQTLTSLPNLDVQTRQLQRLLLGYASDCEMDGHGRILLPPALRGVARLEKRICLIGQGNKFELWDEQTWDEFRAKLLARNEHEQPLSEQLRSFSI
- the ftsL gene encoding cell division protein FtsL, with the translated sequence MRHGVILILAVAVLASALAAVYTKHRSRQLFVELESLKAQRDDLNIEWGQLMLEQATWATPTRVELIARQRLGMTVPPSDTIRIVMP
- a CDS encoding BON domain-containing protein, with product MTRNWLTLFVVALALGPSAGCVAPVLVAGAAAGASIATDKRTTAAVLDDQAIELKAGGEINADDTLKDAHISVTSYNRVVLLTGQVPSQATRERVITHVNTVDKVRRIHDELAIGPAISMKQRGIDSLTTAKVKSRLLGEQGLPSVHTKVVTDNNVVYLMGMARRNDAQYFARIVQQVDGVERVVLVVEYLD
- the rsmH gene encoding 16S rRNA (cytosine(1402)-N(4))-methyltransferase RsmH — encoded protein: MTAVDEYSHRPVLLAEVIGALAIVSDGTYMDLTYGRGGHAGAILERLGARGRLIVMDKDPAAIRSARDQSGQDARVEIRPGSYSGAGRVADELGVRGRVSGVLMDLGVSSAQLDDPGRGFSFRNDGPLDMRMDPAAGEGAADWLARVQEQELIRVLREYGEERFSARIARAITAERRLHPIRTTGQLRAIVAAAHPAWEAGKDPATRTFQAIRIHINRELEDLRLCLDQLVGLLAPGGRLAIISFHSLEDRMVKRFIRDESRGDPFPAGLPVPDAMRQPRLRPVGGAVHPGAEEVAANPRARSAVLRVAERLQ
- a CDS encoding FAD-binding protein; this translates as MIDAGFISELGRIVGDRNVLRDPADCWPYGYDNSRRHNPPEAVAFPTAHDQVRDVLRLCNRAGVCVVPRGRGTGTTGATVPTRGGLVLSFERMNRILRVAPEDRLMVVEPGATNQAVQDAAAAAGFFWPPDPTSAAYCTIGGNLAYNSAGPRSVKYGTPRENVLGLRAVTGAGEEIRTGVSTSKGVVGYDLTRLLIGSEGTLAVITEATLKLTPLAEARRTMQAVYDSIHAAARAVSRIMAQPVTPCALEFMDARAIEMIRDYSSADLPAGAGAMLMIETDGPAVAMDAAVDAIRAACTLPGLVDFKAAAGAAETAELWTTRKALSPALRKVAPKKINEDVVVPVSRIPQLIAGLERLSAEFGVTIVNFGHAGNGNIHVNLLVDPDDPRQMSQAHACLSRLFDLVLELDGTLSGEHGVGLEKRDYVGREIDPVTLDLMRRVKREFDPRGILNPDKMFPLQNERPVTP
- a CDS encoding YraN family protein, whose product is MRPASDRSDAHTLGRRAEEAACRYLLDRGLTLLERNYRHRRGEIDLIMLEKTCIVFVEVRCRSSARYGSALESVDRRKQEKLIVAARQYLQTHAHAAKHSARFDVISVVPDGERAAIQWVKDAFGA
- a CDS encoding penicillin-binding protein 2, with the translated sequence MSRAVPLSHSMRLVFLLALLGLIVLALVWRAVDLQVMNRDFLQDQGDARHLRALTLPAHRGMITDRNGEPLAVSTPVDSVWANPKELALERERWRPLARLLDMDVAELRDRVVQRADREFVYLRRHVDPALAQRVMALEIPGVSLQREYRRYYPLGEVAAHLVGFTNIDDAGQEGIELGYENWLRGTSGSKWVLKDRLGHVVENVAGIKDPDPGRDLVLSIDNRIQYLTYRELKAAVQLHRARSGSAVVLDVATGEVLAMVNQPSYNPNNREGMRSDLLRNRAVTDLFEPGSTMKPFTVAAALESGKYRPGTYIDTAPGYYKIGRHLVRDKHNLGYIDVTTVIEKSSNVGVSKIALTIDPAQMWRMFSSVGFGQPTGGNFPGEVTGLLADYRGWKEIERATLSFGYGLSVTPLQLALAYAVLGDGGRLKPVSFVPVTGAVETREVMSEKTAGEIVRMMETVVSEQGTANLARVAGYRVAGKTGTVQKLGADGYSDQHYVAVFAGLAPASDPRLAMVVVINEPRGEEYYGGLVAAPVFSRVMTGALRVLGVMPDELPRQWQADAGARKGAGGRDADVPVSTAAESNARPVLAGGQEVM
- the rsmI gene encoding 16S rRNA (cytidine(1402)-2'-O)-methyltransferase — encoded protein: MAKGTLYVVATPIGNLGDLSARAHEILSGVDVVAAEDTRHSRQLLRHFGIDRPIVALHEHNERAQVEQLVERLRAAQTLALVSDAGTPVVSDPGYHLVRAAHEARCRVVSVPGPSAVIAALSISGQSAERFVFEGFLPAKPAACLQRLEILRHESRTLVFFEAPHRVVDTLEAMVQVFGADREVTYVRELTKLYETARLTRMAELLDWVRADPMQQKGEIVIVVRGAEAAPESDARAGEDALGILLGELPLKQAVTLAAKLTGVNRNRLYEAALRLREKESDTGPG
- a CDS encoding penicillin-binding protein activator; the encoded protein is MIIALALAGCALDTQRSGASPEEHGALQRAQRAEQAGDYETAAREYTVLAAQFSELKRPAYLLRAAGALLRGNHIDQARRAIEAIDAGTLNPHQRVQHRVFAARIALADNRPQEALKLLQTEAPADTSASVRSELHELRADAYQRLGRLAESAYQRVLREPYIDRDEREAFARNQQAIWQSLIRMPLEALKAIRTEPAPDVFSGWVQLAKIAKSTPPSNVSAQVSHWQTLYPQHPAAREIIELLLAREQQETRRPARIALLLPLSGAVKETAEALRDGFLAAHYQRDNPDYTPTIHVYNSGPEPDDAVHAYSKAVEDGSDFVVGPLIKQSVNQIIRNGRFPVPTLTLNYADTDRPAGDRLFQFGLAPEDEARQVSERAWLDGHNHALAIVPEGEWGDRVLQSFTDDWQQHGGVLLEVQRYPADNNDFSDQIEPLLDLDESVSRRHSLEKLLQQTLKFEPRRRQDADVVFMAAFPRQGRLIRPQLKFHYAGDLAVYSTSHVFTGVRNQNADRDMDDVIFCDLPWVLAEDGGNTLKAKAARLWPDSFQQYTRFYALGVDAYNIIPHLDNLRQYRYEQYSGVTGMLQLSETNRLYRQLQWARFGNGLPRPYN